One part of the Solanum dulcamara chromosome 8, daSolDulc1.2, whole genome shotgun sequence genome encodes these proteins:
- the LOC129900130 gene encoding uncharacterized protein LOC129900130: protein MANFSKERAFKPSAFRKLLPTYFSWKQNTVAAKAASISLSSFGTGSPFSFDPFSRKWNSKKKTKTKKRKPFPQDKSSNKHEAIGNEWLETGNCPIAKSYIAVNGVLPIVASTFQLPLGMKLKCPSAVVSVRAALARTVFVKTMRPQPLFSKMFVTGALGMTANIPLGIWREHTEKFSLSWFVAVLAAVPFIAMLRKSVAMPKTAMALTIATSILGQVIGSRAEKLRMKVRDSTVIESWRENFQQHPREVLQQLTVDETCINN, encoded by the exons ATGGCGAATTTCTCGAaagaa AGAGCATTCAAACCATCGGCATTCAGAAAGTTATTACCTACGTACTTTTCATGGAAGCAGAATACTGTAGCTGCAAAAGCTGCCTCGATAAGTTTGTCATCGTTCGGAACAGGAAGTCCTTTTAGTTTTGATCCTTTCTCTCGAAAATGGAATTCGAAGAAGAAGACAAAGACGAAGAAGAGAAAACCTTTTCCTCAGGACAAATCATCTAATAAGCACGAGGCAATAGGAAATGAGTGGTTGGAAACAGGGAATTGTCCTATCGCGAAATCATATATAGCTGTTAACGGTGTTCTCCCAATTGTAGCATCAACTTTTCAGTTGCCTCTTGGAATGAAGCTTAAATGCCCATCTGCAGTTGTTTCAGTCAGGGCTGCCCTGGCCAGGACTGTTTTTGTGAAGACTATGCGGCCGCAACCATTATTTTCGAAGATGTTTGTTACTGGAGCCTTGGGAATGACAGCTAATATTCCACTAGGCATATGGAGAGAACACACTGAGAAGTTCTCACTATCATGGTTTGTTGCAGTCCTTGCTGCTGTTCCCTTTATAGCTATGCTGAGGAAATCAGTTGCGATGCCCAAAACAGCTATGGCATTAACCATTGCTACTTCTATCTTGGGACAGGTCATTGGCTCAAGAGCAGAGAAACTTCGAATGAAAGTAAGAGATTCAACCGTAATTGAAAGTTGGAGGGAAAATTTTCAACAACATCCAAGAGAAGTGCTTCAACAATTGACGGTTGATGAGACGTGCATTAAcaattaa
- the LOC129900881 gene encoding cinnamoyl-CoA reductase 1, with protein MPSVSGQVVCVTGAGGFIASWLVKLLLKKGYTVRGTVRNPDDPKNCHLRELEGAKERLTLCRGDLLDYQSLREAINGCDGVFHTASPVTDDPEQMVEPAVIGTKNVITAAAEANVRRVVFTSSIGAVYMDPSRDPEKVVDETCWSDPDFCKNTKNWYCYGKMVAEQAAWDEAREKGVDLVAINPVLVLGPLLQKTVNASVLHILKYLTGSAKTYANSTQAYVHVKDVALAHILLYETPSASGRYLCAESVLHRGDVVEILAKFFPEYPIPTKCSDQTKPRVRPYKFSNQKLKDLGLEFTPVKQCLYETVKSLQEKGHLPIPTQKDEIIRIQT; from the exons ATGCCGTCCGTTTCCGGCCAAGTCGTCTGTGTTACTGGTGCCGGAGGCTTCATCGCCTCTTGGCTTGTTAAACTTCTTCTGAAAAAAGGCTACACTGTTAGAGGAACTGTAAGGAATCCTG ATGATCCAAAGAATTGTCATTTGAGGGAGCTTGAAGGAGCAAAAGAGAGACTGACTCTGTGCAGAGGTGATCTTCTTGATTACCAGAGTTTGCGTGAAGCAATCAACGGCTGTGATGGAGTTTTCCACACAGCTTCACCCGTCACTGATGATCCA GAACAAATGGTGGAGCCAGCAGTTATTGGTACTAAGAATGTGATAACAGCAGCAGCAGAGGCCAACGTACGACGAGTTGTGTTCACTTCCTCAATTGGAGCTGTGTATATGGACCCAAGCAGAGACCCTGAAAAAGTTGTCGATGAGACTTGCTGGAGTGATCCTGATTTCTGCAAGAACACTAAG AATTGGTATTGCTATGGGAAGATGGTGGCAGAACAAGCAGCGTGGGACGAGGCAAGGGAGAAAGGAGTTGATTTAGTTGCGATCAATCCAGTGTTGGTGCTTGGACCATTGCTCCAAAAAACTGTGAATGCCAGTGTTCTTCACATCCTCAAGTACCTTACTGGCTCAGCTAAAACATATGCCAATTCAACTCAAGCATATGTGCATGTTAAGGATGTGGCTCTAGCTCACATACTTCTTTATGAGACTCCTTCAGCATCTGGCCGTTACCTCTGTGCTGAGAGTGTGCTTCACCGTGGCGACGTGGTTGAAATTCTAGCCAAATTCTTCCCTGAATATCCCATCCCCACAAA GTGTTCAGATCAGACGAAGCCAAGGGTAAGACCGTACAAATTCTCAAACCAAAAACTAAAGGATTTGGGACTGGAATTTACACCAGTAAAACAATGCTTATATGAGACGGTGAAGAGCCTACAGGAGAAAGGTCaccttccaattccaactcaaaAGGATGAAATTATACGAATTCAGACTTAG